One genomic window of Augochlora pura isolate Apur16 chromosome 5, APUR_v2.2.1, whole genome shotgun sequence includes the following:
- the LOC144470306 gene encoding uncharacterized protein LOC144470306 — MAVSGPATNKVETMPGSSRNLSDMSTAELQEFLNSFDVVLSDCDGVLWTISTLIPGAVQALNRLQDEGKRVYLVSNNSLASFDGYKNKMRNGGMDLKQEQLINPSKVIAWYLKKINFREKAFVIGCKAFREVLAAEGIDMLPESFPTANEDDVDGMIESVLDVGSTKAVIVDFSLTDGWIKLVYAITCLAKEDVLFLAGAMDTWLPCSNNEKVLGCRLLTDLISQHSGKTPIMCAKPSTVLRDCVREICNISDPKRCLFIGDSISTDMTFATQCGYQKLFVETGLDKIEDAIRNVEIRPDYYATSLQSLFNGINQLRNGPASNKSSQ; from the exons ATGGCGGTGTCTGGACCGGCGACGAACAAGGTCGAAACGATGCCGGGTTCTTCGAGAAACCTGTCGGACATGTCGACGGCCGAGCTGCAGGAGTTCTTGAACTCGTTCGACGTCGTTCTATCCGACTGCGACG GTGTTCTATGGACGATAAGCACGCTGATCCCGGGGGCCGTCCAGGCGCTGAACAGACTCCAGGACGAAGGCAAGAGGGTGTACTTGGTGTCGAACAACAGCCTCGCGAGCTTCGATGGCTACAAAAATAAGATGCGGAACGGCGGCATGGATCTCAAGCAG GAGCAACTGATAAACCCGTCGAAAGTGATTGCCTGGTACCTGAAGAAGATCAACTTCCGAGAGAAGGCTTTCGTTATCGGCTGCAAAGCGTTCCGCGAGGTTTTGGCCGCAGAAGGCATCGACATGCTGCCGGAATCG ttCCCAACTGCCAACGAAGACGACGTGGACGGTATGATAGAAAGCGTACTGGACGTCGGCTCAACGAAAGCAGTGATCGTTGACTTTTCGTTGACCGATGGATGGATAAAGCTCGTCTACGCGATCACGTGTCTTGCAAAGGAAGACGTGTTATTCCTGGCCGGAGCTATGGACACGTGGTTACCCTGCAGCAACAATGAGAAAGTCCTCG GCTGCAGACTCTTAACCGACCTGATATCTCAACATAGCGGTAAAACTCCGATCATGTGCGCGAAACCAAGCACCGTCCTCAGAGACTGCGTTCGGGAGATCTGTAACATAAGCGACCCTAAACGATGCCTATTCATCGGGGACTC GATCTCCACCGACATGACGTTCGCGACACAATGCGGCTATCAGAAGCTCTTCGTGGAGACGGGCCTTGACAAAATCGAAGACGCTATAAGGAATGTCGAAATACGACCGGATTACTATGCCACGAGTCTTCAATCTCTATTCAATGGTATCAACCAGCTGCGTAATGGTCCCGCCAGCAATAAGAGTAGTCAATGA